The following proteins are encoded in a genomic region of Montipora foliosa isolate CH-2021 chromosome 8, ASM3666993v2, whole genome shotgun sequence:
- the LOC137967428 gene encoding uncharacterized protein — MARFIGLFFTLALSKYLLSQVTGHYRCSSSGIAGCECLFLGACDAHGKPRDNLDLTKHVPLELELFGHPQYGLNLAYLCEGRTVGILYDCNNRMPLYAATVIRGSQLSGAPGNRPNTGFKLSKSGLDKYFQQSDKDYEKASLRKICFFERSRGKKFIDVSWYIAKNLMTPLYEVCIGGSSDVKTIMHRGHLVASQYGVGEQTLKEATFVYTNAVPQFGDFNSGLWQIAESALVDWCRDNCANNGKKYAEMFIVVGVTPSTILGPSKTRYFGENGFSTLKIKV; from the coding sequence ATGGCCAGATTCATAGGCCTGTTTTTTACCTTAGCGCTGTCCAAGTACCTTCTGTCTCAAGTTACGGGACATTACAGGTGCAGTTCATCGGGGATAGCTGGATGTGAGTGCTTGTTTTTGGGAGCTTGTGACGCTCACGGAAAACCAAGAGATAACTTGGATCTAACTAAACACGTGCCATTAGAATTAGAACTGTTCGGACATCCTCAGTATGGACTAAACTTGGCGTATTTATGCGAAGGCCGCACGGTAGGTATACTGTACGACTGTAATAATCGAATGCCGTTATATGCAGCCACTGTGATTCGTGGAAGCCAGTTGTCTGGAGCACCTGGCAACCGACCGAATACAGGTTTTAAACTTAGCAAAAGTGGATTAGACAAATATTTTCAGCAATCAGACAAGGACTACGAGAAAGCTTCACTGCGAaagatttgtttctttgaaaGGAGTCGTGGAAAGAAATTCATTGACGTCTCTTGGTACATAGCGAAGAACTTGATGACCCCGCTCTATGAGGTTTGTATTGGTGGGTCTAGTGACGTAAAAACAATAATGCATAGGGGTCACTTGGTTGCCTCACAGTACGGCGTAGGAGAACAGACATTAAAAGAAGCAACTTTTGTTTACACCAATGCGGTCCCTCAGTTTGGGGATTTCAATTCTGGCCTATGGCAAATCGCTGAAAGTGCACTCGTGGATTGGTGTCGAGACAATTGTGCAAATAATGGCAAGAAATATGCTGAAATGTTTATCGTTGTTGGTGTGACCCCTTCTACGATCTTAGGTCCCTCGAAAACGAGATACTTTGGCGAAAATGGATTCAGCAcactaaaaattaaagtgtaa